Below is a window of Theropithecus gelada isolate Dixy unplaced genomic scaffold, Tgel_1.0 HiC_scaffold_16121, whole genome shotgun sequence DNA.
CCCGCCCACCGCCGCCCCGCCCCTCCCGGCCCCGCCCGCGCGGCCCCGcccatccccacccctcccctcccggccccgcccatccccacccctcccctcccggCCCCGCCCCACGCGGCCCCGcccatccccacccctcccctcccggccccgcccatccccacccctcccctcccggccccgcccctcccgGCCCGGCCCTACCCCGCCCCACGCCGCCCCTCCCAGCCCCGCCCCTGCCGCCAGCTCACCTCATGTAGGACGCAGGGGACAGGGGCTTGGGCTTCGCCCACTGGTATGGGTGCTGCGGCACCGCCAGGTACTGGTCGCAGAAGCCGCCCTTCCTGATGTGCTGGAAAGAGGAGAAGTCTTCGGGCGCGAAGTCGGCCGGGGGCGGGGGGCTGCCCAGGTCCTCCCCGACGGGCTCCACCTTGAGCGCCACCGAGGGCGGCTGCTCCAGGGTGGTCTTGCGGGACTTGACAGGGACGCCGTCAcccaggtccaggctgctgtcaGTGGTCAGCGCGTTGATGGCGGCCACGATGGCCGAGCTGGTGTACTGGGTGGTGTTGCCCAACCACGAGTCGTCGGTCACGCTGACCCGCGGGGAGCCGTGCGGGGACGGCGTGGGCGAGTGGTGGGGTGAGTAGGGCGGCTGCCGGCCGTTGAGGCTGTACTTCCTCTTGTTGCACGGGGACGCGGGCCTGGAGGAGCGGGCACCCAGCCAGCTCTCCTCAGTGACGCTGGCGCGGGGCGAGGTGGAGGGGGAGTGCCGCGGGGAACCCAGCAGCGTGCAGGCCCCCAGCCCGCGGGGAAAGCCCTCCTCAGGGTCCGTGGTCTTGGGAGACACGCAGGGAGACTGCCATGGCGACGTCTGGGGGGACGCGTACGGGTACGAGTAGTTGGACTCGTAGGAGGAGGCCTCTGAGTTGCAGCTGCGGGAGGACAGGCTGCTGGCCGGGCTCAGGCACGAGGGGTCTCTGTAGGCCTCCAGGCTGGGCAGACTCAGCG
It encodes the following:
- the LOC112617376 gene encoding nuclear factor of activated T-cells, cytoplasmic 1, whose protein sequence is HYGYASSNVSPALPLPTAHSTLPAPCHNLQTSTPGIVPPADHPSGYGAALDGGPTGYFLSSGHARPDGAPALESPRIEITSCLGLYHNNNQFFHDVEVEDVLPSSKRSPSTATLSLPSLEAYRDPSCLSPASSLSSRSCNSEASSYESNYSYPYASPQTSPWQSPCVSPKTTDPEEGFPRGLGACTLLGSPRHSPSTSPRASVTEESWLGARSSRPASPCNKRKYSLNGRQPPYSPHHSPTPSPHGSPRVSVTDDSWLGNTTQYTSSAIVAAINALTTDSSLDLGDGVPVKSRKTTLEQPPSVALKVEPVGEDLGSPPPPADFAPEDFSSFQHIRKGGFCDQYLAVPQHPYQWAKPKPLSPASYMR